A genomic stretch from Nocardia wallacei includes:
- a CDS encoding FAD-dependent monooxygenase: MERAGRAVVVGGGIGGSATAVALARRGWQVEVLERAVTGEGGSGLSLWPNGLRALDVLGLGERVRARAMVDTEGGIRDRSGRWLSRTDTEELARRYGAMVAMHRADLFGILRSAVPEGSLRLGVTVTGLEYHGDEVTVAHSAGVSEADLVIGADGIRSSVREALWPNVFRPRCAGYTAWRMISRPVPDLRSGGETLGRGERFGVAPLPDGRAYLFGVANARAGERAPDGEFAEVRRRFGAWPQPIPALLDAVDPEAVLRHDIYDLPSLKTFVHHRVALVGDAAHAMTPNLGQGANQALEDAVTLAALLDRHPLATALSAYDRSRRPRTRSLARRSRRLGAIAQWSWPPAALLRDTAARLTPPGVALRALAPVLNWQPPE; this comes from the coding sequence ATGGAGCGTGCCGGGCGGGCGGTTGTGGTGGGCGGCGGCATCGGCGGGTCGGCGACGGCTGTCGCGCTCGCGCGGCGCGGCTGGCAGGTGGAGGTGCTGGAGCGGGCGGTGACCGGGGAAGGGGGATCGGGGTTGAGCCTGTGGCCCAACGGGTTACGGGCTCTCGACGTGCTGGGGCTCGGGGAGCGGGTGCGGGCGCGCGCTATGGTCGACACCGAGGGCGGGATCCGGGATCGCTCGGGTCGCTGGCTGTCCAGGACCGATACCGAGGAACTGGCCCGGCGTTACGGGGCGATGGTGGCCATGCACCGCGCCGACCTGTTCGGCATCCTCCGCTCGGCCGTGCCGGAAGGGTCGCTGCGCCTCGGCGTCACGGTGACCGGACTCGAGTACCACGGTGACGAGGTGACGGTGGCGCACAGCGCGGGGGTCTCGGAAGCGGACCTCGTGATAGGCGCGGACGGCATCCGGAGCAGCGTGCGGGAAGCGCTGTGGCCGAACGTTTTCCGGCCGCGCTGTGCCGGCTACACCGCTTGGCGCATGATCAGCCGCCCCGTGCCCGACCTGCGCAGCGGGGGCGAAACCCTGGGCCGCGGCGAGCGTTTCGGCGTCGCCCCGCTGCCCGACGGCCGGGCCTATCTGTTCGGGGTCGCCAACGCGCGGGCGGGCGAACGCGCACCGGACGGCGAATTCGCCGAGGTGCGCAGGCGGTTCGGCGCATGGCCGCAGCCGATCCCGGCCCTGCTCGACGCGGTCGACCCCGAGGCCGTACTGCGCCACGACATCTACGACCTCCCGTCGCTGAAGACCTTTGTGCACCACCGTGTCGCGCTCGTCGGCGACGCCGCGCACGCCATGACCCCGAACCTCGGCCAGGGTGCGAACCAGGCCCTCGAGGACGCCGTCACTCTCGCCGCCCTCCTCGACCGCCACCCCCTCGCCACCGCCCTGTCCGCCTACGACCGCTCCCGCCGCCCGCGTACCCGATCCCTCGCCCGCCGTTCCCGTCGACTCGGCGCCATCGCCCAGTGGTCCTGGCCCCCGGCGGCCCTGCTCCGCGACACCGCCGCCCGGCTCACCCCGCCCGGCGTCGCCCTGCGCGCCCTCGCCCCGGTCCTGAACTGGCAACCTCCGGAGTAG
- a CDS encoding adenosylmethionine--8-amino-7-oxononanoate transaminase — protein sequence MALTPDQITALDAAHVWHPYGGFPASTEPLVVASAAGTRLRLADGRELIDGMSSWWAAVHGYRHPVLDAALTAQAQRMSHVMFGGLTHEPAVRLAQLLVEITPAGLDKVFLCDSGSVSVEVAVKMCLQHWRALGRPGKRRLFTWRGGYHGDTFTPMSVCDPDGGMHSLWTDVLAEQIFAPVPPEDYVPEYVRELERLFAAHADETAAVIVEPIVQGAGGMRFHHPGYLNELRRLCDEYGVLLVFDEIATGFGRTGTLFAADRVGVRPDVLCVGKAITGGYLTLAAALCTAEIAETISAGHGGLMHGPTFMANPLACAVAVASIELLLSRDWRGEVAGIEAGLEAGLAAAREVPGVVETRVLGAIGVVELDHPVDMRKATHAAVESGVWLRPFRNLVYTMPPYISTPDDVARIAAGVVAAAAA from the coding sequence GTGGCCCTGACACCCGACCAGATCACCGCACTCGACGCCGCGCACGTCTGGCATCCGTACGGCGGCTTTCCGGCGAGCACGGAACCGCTGGTCGTCGCGTCCGCCGCCGGTACGCGCCTGCGGCTGGCCGACGGTCGCGAGCTGATCGACGGGATGAGTTCGTGGTGGGCGGCGGTGCACGGCTACCGGCACCCGGTGCTGGACGCGGCGCTGACCGCGCAGGCGCAGCGGATGAGTCACGTCATGTTCGGCGGCCTCACCCACGAGCCGGCGGTGCGGCTGGCGCAGTTGCTGGTCGAGATCACGCCCGCGGGTCTGGACAAGGTGTTCCTCTGCGATTCCGGTTCGGTGTCGGTCGAGGTGGCCGTCAAGATGTGCCTGCAGCACTGGCGCGCGCTCGGCAGGCCGGGCAAACGGCGGCTGTTCACCTGGCGCGGCGGCTACCACGGCGACACGTTCACGCCGATGAGCGTGTGCGACCCCGACGGTGGCATGCACTCGCTGTGGACCGACGTGCTCGCCGAGCAGATCTTCGCGCCGGTGCCACCCGAAGACTATGTGCCCGAATATGTCCGGGAGCTGGAGCGGCTGTTCGCGGCGCACGCGGACGAGACGGCCGCGGTGATCGTGGAGCCGATCGTGCAGGGCGCGGGCGGCATGCGGTTTCACCATCCGGGATATCTGAACGAGCTGCGGCGGCTGTGCGACGAGTACGGCGTGCTGCTCGTCTTCGACGAGATCGCCACCGGATTCGGCCGCACCGGAACGCTTTTCGCCGCCGACCGGGTGGGGGTGCGGCCCGATGTGCTGTGCGTCGGCAAGGCCATCACCGGCGGCTACCTCACACTGGCCGCCGCGCTGTGCACCGCCGAGATCGCGGAGACCATCAGCGCCGGGCACGGCGGGCTGATGCACGGTCCGACCTTCATGGCCAATCCGCTGGCCTGCGCTGTCGCCGTCGCCTCGATCGAGCTGCTGCTGTCTCGCGACTGGCGGGGCGAGGTGGCCGGTATCGAAGCGGGCCTGGAAGCGGGATTGGCCGCGGCACGGGAAGTTCCGGGTGTCGTCGAGACGCGCGTACTGGGCGCGATCGGCGTCGTGGAACTCGACCACCCGGTCGATATGCGCAAGGCCACCCACGCCGCCGTCGAATCCGGTGTCTGGCTCCGCCCGTTCCGCAATCTCGTGTACACCATGCCGCCGTACATCAGCACGCCCGACGACGTGGCGCGGATCGCGGCCGGAGTGGTGGCCGCGGCCGCCGCATGA
- a CDS encoding bifunctional helix-turn-helix transcriptional regulator/GNAT family N-acetyltransferase — protein sequence MSTATASVAAEHIAAVREFNRRYTRLIGVLHEHLVDTDFSLTEARILFELARFGPVEVVALRRELGLDPGYLSRILSRFENAGLVLRQRCETDARRRLVRLTEHGETAFADLDERSSRDVAALLGSRASHDRDRLVDAMRTIERVLGDQPGAPFLLRDPRPGDYGWVIQRNAALYAAEYGWNADYETLVARIVADYLETREPQAERAWIADRDGEPIGCVFCVREDDTTARLRLLLVEPSARGLGVGSALVDECLRFATAAGYRSMVLWTNDVLTSARRVYERAGFDLVETEPHHSFGKDLTGQTWRRTLR from the coding sequence ATGAGCACCGCCACCGCGTCCGTGGCCGCCGAGCACATCGCCGCGGTCCGCGAATTCAATCGCCGCTACACGCGCCTGATCGGGGTGCTGCACGAGCACCTCGTCGATACGGACTTCTCGCTCACCGAGGCGCGAATCCTGTTCGAGCTGGCCCGTTTCGGGCCGGTCGAGGTGGTCGCGTTGCGCCGGGAGCTCGGGCTGGATCCCGGTTATCTCAGCCGCATCCTGTCCCGGTTCGAGAACGCCGGGCTGGTGCTGCGGCAACGCTGCGAGACCGACGCGCGCCGCCGACTGGTCCGGCTGACCGAGCACGGCGAGACCGCCTTCGCCGACCTCGACGAGCGCTCCAGCCGCGATGTCGCCGCGCTGCTCGGCAGCCGGGCATCCCACGACCGCGACCGCCTGGTCGATGCCATGCGCACCATCGAACGCGTCCTTGGCGACCAGCCGGGCGCGCCGTTTCTGCTCCGCGATCCGCGGCCCGGTGATTACGGCTGGGTGATTCAGCGCAATGCCGCCCTGTACGCCGCCGAGTACGGCTGGAACGCCGACTACGAGACGCTGGTCGCGCGGATCGTCGCCGACTATCTGGAGACCCGCGAACCGCAGGCGGAGCGGGCCTGGATCGCCGACCGGGACGGCGAGCCGATCGGCTGTGTGTTCTGCGTCCGCGAGGACGACACCACCGCACGACTGCGACTGCTGCTCGTCGAACCGTCCGCACGCGGCCTCGGAGTCGGCTCCGCCCTCGTGGACGAGTGCCTGCGCTTCGCCACCGCGGCGGGCTACCGCAGCATGGTGCTGTGGACCAACGACGTCCTGACCTCCGCCCGCCGCGTCTACGAACGGGCGGGCTTCGACCTCGTCGAGACCGAACCGCACCACAGCTTCGGCAAGGACCTCACCGGCCAGACCTGGCGGCGCACCCTGCGCTGA
- a CDS encoding dihydrofolate reductase family protein → MGTVIMHSVVSLDGFIADENDDVGPLHDWYFSGDTPIVERDERQFDHSGTGSGFRVSRASAEYVRPMWESIGVIVMGRRLFDLVNGWEGDPPAGEHVVVVSHRPKPAGWHPEASYHFVDDVTAAIDTANKLAGERTVSVNAGEVGGQILAAGLVDEVAMDVAPVVFGSGRRYFGSVGDRYRLADPHVVVRGDRVLHLRFKVRR, encoded by the coding sequence GTGGGCACGGTGATCATGCACAGCGTGGTGTCACTCGACGGCTTCATCGCCGACGAGAACGACGACGTCGGTCCGCTGCACGACTGGTATTTCAGCGGGGACACCCCGATCGTCGAGCGCGATGAGCGGCAGTTCGATCATTCCGGGACCGGGAGCGGTTTCCGCGTCTCGCGGGCGTCGGCGGAATACGTACGGCCGATGTGGGAGTCGATCGGCGTCATAGTGATGGGCCGTCGGCTGTTCGACCTGGTGAACGGGTGGGAAGGCGATCCGCCCGCCGGGGAGCACGTGGTCGTGGTGTCGCACCGGCCCAAGCCGGCGGGCTGGCATCCCGAGGCGTCCTATCACTTCGTCGACGACGTGACCGCGGCGATCGACACGGCGAACAAGCTCGCCGGGGAGCGAACCGTCAGTGTGAACGCGGGCGAGGTAGGCGGCCAGATACTCGCGGCCGGATTGGTGGACGAGGTGGCGATGGACGTGGCTCCGGTCGTATTCGGTTCGGGGCGGCGATATTTCGGCAGTGTCGGGGACCGGTATCGCCTGGCGGACCCGCACGTCGTCGTCCGAGGCGACCGGGTGCTGCACCTGAGATTCAAGGTGCGCCGCTAG
- a CDS encoding helix-turn-helix domain-containing protein: MDYLARVPAPPLDRYIDDIYCLTGVPRHRRMSVPPMPSAHLFVNLGEPARLWDSDPSVPPAVFADGWFMGVWTRRFCFDYGSEVRLVGVHFKPWGMSPFIDVPASELRDRWVPVDAVWQRSLDRIRNRLGEIATPGDMLEAVETELRSRLADTPPHGLDLVRNTAQWLATSHGVVPVGALTEAAGVSATHLAGQFKSHVGVTPKQIARIYRFARLILSVDAREPVGWSELAATVGYFDQAHLGKEFKDFTGHTPTEYLALRRRFPAAPGFPPDGGPMPVA; this comes from the coding sequence ATGGACTACCTGGCCCGGGTGCCGGCGCCGCCGCTCGATCGGTACATCGACGACATCTACTGCCTGACCGGGGTGCCGCGCCATCGCCGGATGAGCGTGCCCCCGATGCCGTCGGCGCATCTGTTCGTGAATCTGGGCGAGCCCGCGCGGCTGTGGGACTCCGATCCGTCGGTGCCGCCCGCGGTCTTCGCCGACGGATGGTTCATGGGCGTGTGGACCCGGCGCTTCTGCTTCGACTACGGCAGCGAGGTCCGGCTGGTCGGGGTGCATTTCAAGCCCTGGGGGATGTCGCCGTTCATCGACGTGCCGGCGAGCGAACTGCGGGATCGATGGGTGCCGGTCGACGCGGTCTGGCAGCGGTCGCTGGACCGGATCCGCAACCGGCTGGGCGAGATCGCCACCCCCGGCGACATGCTGGAGGCGGTGGAGACCGAGTTGCGCTCGCGACTGGCGGACACGCCGCCGCACGGCCTCGACCTGGTACGGAACACGGCGCAGTGGCTCGCGACCTCCCACGGTGTGGTCCCGGTCGGTGCGCTGACCGAGGCCGCGGGTGTGAGTGCGACGCACCTGGCCGGGCAGTTCAAATCCCATGTCGGGGTGACGCCGAAGCAGATCGCGCGGATCTATCGTTTCGCGCGACTGATCCTGTCCGTGGACGCTCGGGAGCCGGTCGGCTGGTCGGAACTCGCCGCGACGGTGGGGTATTTCGACCAAGCCCATCTGGGCAAGGAGTTCAAGGACTTCACCGGGCACACGCCGACGGAGTACCTGGCGCTGCGCCGCCGATTCCCCGCCGCTCCCGGCTTCCCGCCGGACGGGGGCCCGATGCCCGTCGCGTGA
- the glgX gene encoding glycogen debranching protein GlgX has product MVQPHPVADAAPLGVWPGTAYPLGATYDGAGTNFSVFSEVAERVELCLIDRAGAETRIPLEEVDGYVWHAYVPTVAPGRRYGFRVHGPYDPARGLRCDASKLLLDPYGKAFAGEFGNDPALYAYGRDSLGHTMTGVVVNPFFDWADDRAPRRPYHETVIYEAHVKGMTYTHPQVPPEIRGTYAGLAHPAIIEHLKSLGVTALELMPVHQFLHDRLLLDRGLRNYWGYNSFGYLAPHSEYAADARAGAAVTEFKAMVRALHAADIEVILDVVYNHTGEGNHLGPTISLRGIDNAAYYRLREDDPEHYTDYTGTGNSLNVRHPHTLQLIMDSLRYWVLEMHVDGFRFDLAATLARELHDVDRLSTFFDLVQQDPVVSQVKLIAEPWDVGEGGYQVGNFPGLWTEWNGKYRDTVRDYWRGRPATLGEFASRLTGSSDLYEATGRRPGASINFVTAHDGFTLRDLVSYNDKHNEANGEDNRDGENHNRSWNCGVEGPTDDPEVNALRERQSRNMIATLALSQGTPMLSHGDELGRTQQGNNNAYCQDSPVSWMDWSLAHKNSELVEFTAHAFGLRAAHPVFRRRRFFDGRPAPGADADIAWFTPSGEEMTAADWESGFARSLAVFLNGDAIAEPGPRGERVRDDSFLLCFNAHDAPIHFTVPGPDYGAEWSTALDCSMPTGLTSATHTAASTVEVPARCLLVLRRTA; this is encoded by the coding sequence ATGGTTCAGCCCCACCCGGTCGCAGACGCGGCACCGCTGGGCGTGTGGCCCGGCACCGCGTACCCGCTGGGCGCGACATACGACGGGGCCGGCACCAACTTCTCGGTGTTCTCCGAGGTGGCCGAGCGGGTGGAGCTGTGCCTGATCGACCGCGCGGGCGCCGAGACCCGCATCCCCCTGGAAGAGGTCGACGGCTACGTCTGGCACGCCTACGTGCCGACCGTAGCGCCCGGCCGGCGGTACGGATTCCGGGTGCACGGCCCCTACGATCCCGCGCGCGGGCTGCGCTGCGACGCGAGCAAGCTGCTGCTCGATCCCTACGGCAAGGCGTTCGCCGGGGAGTTCGGCAACGACCCCGCCCTGTACGCCTACGGCCGGGATTCCCTGGGGCACACCATGACCGGCGTGGTCGTCAACCCGTTCTTCGACTGGGCGGACGACCGCGCTCCCCGCCGCCCGTATCACGAGACGGTGATCTACGAGGCCCACGTCAAGGGCATGACCTACACCCACCCGCAGGTACCGCCGGAAATACGCGGCACCTACGCCGGTCTCGCCCACCCGGCGATCATCGAGCACCTGAAGTCCCTGGGCGTCACCGCGCTCGAGCTGATGCCGGTGCACCAGTTCCTGCACGACCGGCTGCTGCTCGATCGCGGACTGCGAAACTACTGGGGTTACAACAGCTTCGGCTACCTCGCCCCGCACAGCGAATACGCCGCCGACGCCCGGGCGGGTGCGGCGGTCACCGAGTTCAAGGCCATGGTGCGGGCACTGCACGCCGCCGACATCGAGGTCATCCTGGACGTGGTCTACAACCACACCGGCGAGGGCAATCATCTCGGCCCCACCATCTCGCTGCGCGGCATCGACAACGCGGCGTACTACCGCCTGCGCGAGGACGATCCCGAGCATTACACGGACTACACCGGCACCGGCAACAGCCTCAACGTCCGCCACCCCCACACGCTGCAACTGATCATGGACTCCCTGCGCTACTGGGTGCTGGAGATGCACGTCGACGGCTTCCGATTCGACCTGGCGGCCACGCTGGCGCGCGAATTGCACGACGTCGACCGGCTGTCCACCTTCTTCGACCTGGTGCAGCAGGATCCGGTGGTGAGCCAGGTGAAGCTGATCGCCGAACCCTGGGACGTCGGCGAGGGCGGCTACCAGGTGGGCAACTTCCCGGGCCTGTGGACGGAATGGAACGGCAAGTACCGCGACACGGTGCGCGATTATTGGCGCGGCCGCCCGGCCACCCTGGGCGAATTCGCCTCCCGCCTCACCGGCTCGTCGGATCTGTACGAGGCCACCGGCCGCCGCCCGGGCGCCAGCATCAATTTCGTGACCGCGCACGACGGATTCACGCTGCGAGACCTGGTGTCCTACAACGACAAACACAACGAGGCCAACGGCGAGGACAACCGCGACGGCGAGAACCACAACCGGTCCTGGAACTGCGGCGTGGAGGGCCCGACCGACGACCCGGAGGTCAACGCGCTGCGAGAACGCCAGAGCCGCAACATGATCGCCACCCTGGCGCTGTCGCAGGGCACGCCCATGCTGTCGCACGGTGACGAACTGGGCCGCACCCAGCAGGGCAACAACAACGCCTACTGCCAGGACTCGCCGGTGTCGTGGATGGATTGGTCACTGGCGCACAAGAATTCGGAACTGGTCGAGTTCACCGCCCACGCGTTCGGGCTGCGTGCCGCGCACCCCGTATTCCGGCGGCGCCGCTTCTTCGACGGCCGCCCCGCTCCGGGCGCCGACGCCGACATCGCCTGGTTCACCCCGTCCGGCGAGGAGATGACCGCCGCCGACTGGGAGTCCGGTTTCGCCCGCTCCCTGGCGGTGTTCCTGAACGGTGACGCCATCGCCGAGCCGGGTCCGCGCGGCGAGCGCGTCCGCGACGACTCGTTCCTGCTGTGTTTCAATGCCCACGACGCCCCCATCCACTTCACCGTTCCGGGCCCGGACTACGGCGCCGAATGGTCGACCGCGCTCGACTGCTCGATGCCCACCGGACTCACCAGCGCCACCCACACCGCGGCGAGCACGGTCGAGGTGCCCGCTCGCTGCCTGCTCGTGCTCCGCCGTACCGCATGA
- the treY gene encoding malto-oligosyltrehalose synthase: protein MTEFPATPDHRTGPIARATPVRSTYRLQLRPDTLTFADARTIAEYLQQLGVSHLYLSPIMTAMPGSPHGYDVTDPTTVSAALGGPGGLKALADEVRSRGMGLIVDLVPNHVGVGDPRQNPWWWDVLRNGKKSQFAHCFDIDWSPNNGAGGRLALPVLQSENDPAALTVDRSGPEPMLALHDLRFPIAPGTDGENALRIHDKQHYRLVSWKAGICTYRRYFAVSSLAALRQEDPAVFELTHRELAAWCEHDLVDGVRVDHPDGLAYPAAYLARLRRLIGPHRLLLVEKVLASREPLDATLPIDGTTGYDALGELSGVLVDPSGEPTLTALSRQYCGHGSNGAWFGNNEHRIKRAVAERLLVPEVRRLVAAIKRDAAIGGFDAAATSDLALTNATVEVLSFMPVCRTDYAPLAGMAGSIVAKVGKRNRELTVPLSVLVTALSAGGEAAVRFHQVCGAVNAKAVEDTMFYQAARLVSLQELGGNPSRFGHSLLEFHLANTERANRWPATMTTLSTHDTKRGEDVRARIGVLSQFAETWAKAVAAWNEITPPPDGATALFLLQNMFGIWPADGRPAATVPGLRERLHLFAEKAVREAGTQSSWEEPDSDFEARLHRWVDAVIDGPVGAELDALVAKLSQHAWSDALAQKLLQLCGPGIPDIYQGCELWEDSLVDPDNRRPVDFGHRLAMLQSLTGTPELDSSGAAKMWVVAYALWLRRERPDCFVGGTYTPLFATGDGADHLVAYARGRAGGTPQVIVATTRHSARLADIGWGDTVLDLPEGTWTDRLTGNSFSGRARLEKLFTRLPVALLVR from the coding sequence ATGACAGAATTCCCCGCCACTCCCGACCACCGCACCGGCCCGATCGCCCGCGCCACCCCGGTGCGCAGCACCTACCGGTTGCAGCTGCGCCCCGACACGCTGACCTTCGCCGATGCCCGCACCATCGCGGAGTACCTCCAGCAACTGGGCGTCTCACATCTGTATCTGTCGCCGATCATGACCGCGATGCCGGGTTCGCCGCACGGGTACGACGTCACCGATCCGACCACGGTGTCGGCGGCGCTCGGTGGCCCGGGCGGGTTGAAGGCGCTGGCGGACGAGGTGCGCAGCCGGGGCATGGGGCTGATCGTGGACCTGGTGCCCAATCATGTCGGCGTCGGCGATCCGCGGCAGAATCCGTGGTGGTGGGATGTGCTGCGCAACGGCAAGAAGTCGCAGTTCGCGCACTGCTTCGACATCGACTGGAGTCCGAACAACGGCGCCGGGGGGCGGCTGGCGCTGCCGGTGCTGCAGAGTGAGAACGATCCGGCCGCCCTCACCGTCGACCGCTCCGGCCCCGAACCCATGCTGGCGCTGCATGATCTGCGCTTCCCCATCGCGCCGGGCACCGACGGCGAGAACGCGCTGCGCATCCACGACAAACAGCACTACCGCCTGGTCAGCTGGAAGGCCGGGATCTGCACCTACCGCCGCTACTTCGCGGTGTCGAGCCTGGCGGCGCTGCGACAGGAGGATCCGGCGGTCTTCGAACTCACCCATCGCGAGCTGGCCGCCTGGTGCGAGCACGATCTGGTGGACGGCGTCCGGGTCGATCATCCGGACGGATTGGCCTATCCCGCGGCGTATCTGGCGAGACTGCGGCGGCTCATCGGCCCGCACCGGCTGCTGCTGGTGGAGAAGGTGCTCGCCAGCCGCGAGCCGCTGGACGCCACGCTGCCCATCGACGGCACCACCGGCTACGACGCACTGGGCGAATTGAGCGGCGTGCTGGTCGACCCGTCCGGCGAGCCGACGCTGACCGCGCTGTCGCGGCAGTACTGCGGGCACGGCAGCAACGGCGCCTGGTTCGGCAACAACGAGCACCGGATCAAGCGAGCCGTCGCCGAGCGGCTGCTGGTGCCGGAGGTGCGGCGGCTGGTCGCGGCGATCAAGCGCGACGCGGCGATCGGTGGCTTCGACGCCGCGGCCACCAGCGATCTGGCGCTGACCAACGCGACCGTCGAGGTGCTGTCGTTCATGCCGGTCTGCCGCACCGACTACGCGCCGCTGGCGGGCATGGCGGGCAGTATCGTCGCGAAGGTCGGCAAGCGCAATCGCGAACTCACCGTGCCCCTTTCGGTGCTGGTGACCGCGCTGTCCGCCGGTGGGGAGGCGGCGGTGCGATTCCATCAGGTGTGCGGGGCGGTGAACGCCAAGGCGGTCGAGGACACCATGTTCTATCAGGCGGCGCGGCTGGTCTCGCTGCAGGAGCTGGGCGGCAACCCGTCACGCTTCGGCCATTCGCTGCTGGAGTTCCACCTGGCCAACACCGAGCGTGCCAACCGCTGGCCCGCGACGATGACCACGCTGTCCACCCACGACACCAAGCGCGGCGAGGACGTGCGGGCCCGGATCGGGGTACTGTCACAGTTCGCCGAGACCTGGGCGAAGGCGGTGGCGGCCTGGAACGAGATCACACCGCCGCCCGACGGCGCGACGGCACTGTTCCTGCTGCAGAACATGTTCGGCATCTGGCCCGCCGACGGCCGCCCGGCCGCCACGGTTCCCGGGCTGCGCGAGCGGCTGCATCTGTTCGCCGAGAAGGCCGTCCGGGAGGCGGGCACCCAATCCTCCTGGGAGGAACCGGATTCCGACTTCGAAGCCCGGCTGCACCGCTGGGTGGACGCGGTGATCGACGGCCCGGTCGGCGCGGAACTCGACGCCCTGGTGGCCAAGCTGTCGCAGCACGCCTGGTCGGACGCGCTGGCGCAGAAGCTGCTGCAGCTGTGCGGACCCGGGATCCCCGACATATACCAGGGCTGCGAGCTGTGGGAGGACTCGCTGGTCGATCCGGACAACCGCCGCCCGGTCGACTTCGGGCACCGGCTGGCGATGCTGCAATCGCTCACCGGCACACCGGAATTGGATTCCTCGGGGGCGGCCAAGATGTGGGTGGTGGCGTACGCGCTGTGGCTGCGCCGCGAGCGGCCGGACTGCTTCGTCGGCGGCACCTACACCCCGCTGTTCGCCACCGGCGACGGCGCCGACCACCTCGTCGCCTACGCGCGGGGCCGCGCGGGCGGGACGCCGCAGGTGATCGTGGCGACCACCCGGCACAGTGCGCGCCTGGCCGACATCGGCTGGGGCGACACGGTATTGGATCTGCCCGAGGGCACCTGGACCGATCGCCTCACCGGGAACTCCTTCTCCGGACGGGCACGACTGGAGAAGTTGTTCACGCGGCTGCCGGTGGCCCTGCTGGTGCGCTGA
- a CDS encoding DUF2235 domain-containing protein encodes MKRLVVCCDGTWGSESNPTVSNVVKIAESVRLGTTLDTGEHVGQRVFYADGPGSQGYLADKLLGGAFGLGLNANLSTMYWQVALNWEPGDEIFVFGFSRGAYTARSLTGMIHRLGLLKPEAMIGKRYPQALRIYRQRKRHPDDPDPQEWVDFRAEHCHYPVPIKFVGVFDTVGAMGVPLVTSWRYRFHDMRLSPHVHCARQALAIDERRRIFAPCLWEVTDEAGVEQQRADRVKQVWFKGGHTDIGGGHSDCRLSDLTLRWMVDEAAAQGLQFDRERLEQLMGTPAFDNAVRPHNALPLPYRIMNLLGLLVNPRNQRYYPDFWRRLSAPDDKKVSLSSTVEICDDYRPPNLQRWQRELSEQGRTLPSELVENVVEAPCPELEQPVSA; translated from the coding sequence ATGAAACGTCTGGTGGTGTGCTGTGACGGCACGTGGGGATCCGAGAGCAATCCCACGGTCAGCAATGTCGTCAAGATCGCGGAGTCGGTGCGCCTGGGGACCACCCTGGACACCGGCGAACATGTGGGACAGCGAGTGTTCTACGCCGACGGCCCCGGCTCACAGGGCTACCTCGCCGACAAACTGCTCGGCGGCGCGTTCGGGCTCGGCCTGAACGCGAACCTGTCCACGATGTACTGGCAGGTCGCACTGAACTGGGAGCCCGGCGACGAGATCTTCGTCTTCGGCTTCAGCCGCGGCGCCTACACCGCACGCAGCCTCACCGGGATGATCCACCGCCTGGGCCTGCTGAAGCCGGAGGCCATGATCGGCAAGCGGTATCCGCAGGCGCTGCGCATCTACCGGCAGCGCAAGCGGCATCCCGACGACCCGGATCCGCAGGAGTGGGTGGATTTCCGCGCGGAGCACTGCCACTATCCCGTGCCGATCAAGTTCGTCGGCGTCTTCGACACGGTCGGCGCGATGGGTGTGCCCCTGGTGACCTCGTGGCGGTACCGCTTCCACGACATGCGGCTGTCGCCGCACGTGCACTGCGCCCGGCAGGCGCTGGCCATCGACGAGCGCCGTCGCATCTTCGCGCCCTGCCTGTGGGAGGTCACCGACGAGGCGGGCGTCGAGCAGCAGCGTGCCGATCGGGTGAAGCAGGTGTGGTTCAAGGGTGGCCACACCGACATCGGCGGCGGCCATTCCGATTGCCGCCTCTCCGATCTCACGCTGCGCTGGATGGTGGACGAGGCCGCCGCGCAGGGGCTGCAGTTCGATCGGGAGCGGCTCGAGCAACTGATGGGCACGCCCGCCTTCGACAACGCGGTGCGGCCGCACAACGCGCTGCCCCTGCCGTACCGGATCATGAATCTGCTGGGCCTGCTGGTGAATCCGCGCAATCAGCGTTACTACCCGGACTTCTGGCGCCGACTGTCCGCACCCGACGACAAGAAGGTGTCGCTGTCGTCGACGGTCGAGATCTGCGACGACTACCGTCCGCCGAATCTCCAGCGGTGGCAACGGGAACTGAGCGAGCAGGGCCGGACGCTGCCGAGCGAGCTGGTGGAGAACGTGGTGGAGGCGCCCTGTCCGGAACTCGAGCAGCCGGTGAGCGCCTGA